The window GGTTTAAGCTAGTGTGTATAGTGTGATATCTGTCACGCATAGGCGATTCATTCTCTGTGGAAGTGTCAATTGAATTTTGCAGGATATAATTTGGTATTTGTAGAACCCTGCTTGCGCTTAGGGATGACTTCGCTTGCTTGTTGCATGGTTCAGATAAGGATTTACTTGTTTGCACATGTGTTTGTTTTACTAAAGAAACACAACCAAGTTTGTTAACATAAATAACCGTAGTTTGGTAATATCAAGATAAATAAGCATGGGAGGTAGTCAGAGGCTGTTACATCCGCATTAGGTATTCCTCTGGAAAGTTTGTTGTTTAGCAGAGCATGGGCAGTTCGCATAGCTCAAGTCTTAGGTAGTTGGGTGATCTACGATGGATTTGATTTTGCAAGCAATTCTATACATTTGATAGGTGTTGATTCTCCTAGATGTGTTGTACTGATGTGACTTGTAAACATGACAGATTCCGGAGTTGATCCAGCTGCTGCTGGGTTGCAGACTACTTCAGATGGAAAGCCTAAAATCCTTGACGTTATTGATTGGTACAGCCAACACTTCCAGCGTCTGCTTATCTGTTCTTGTCTTTTCATTTTCGATATGCCAACTTCTCTTGAATGTTGTGTTCATCAATTCAAGATTTCAAGTACATTTATGCTCCAAAATGCAGCACCGGTAGTGGCGATGTTGACACATCCAAAGTGGTGAAAGCTGATGCTGATGGTGCTATAGTTGGTGCTTCAGGTTAGTCAAATTGTGTTTAGCTTCTTTGTTATTTGTTGTTCTTCTCAAAAGGTAGAATTTAAAAGCTCAACTTCTTTTTGAAAAATGAATCGGAACATGAACTACTTTTACTTGTTGTGACACTAGGCTATGGATGTTTTCATTTTCTGATGCTGCACTAATTTTAGCACATACAAATCGTATAAATTCTTAAGGCATCATCTACCGgtcaaattttagtttactaCTGATTGAATGTTCCTTGTCTAGTCAAAGCTATGCTACCAATAGGACCCGTATTCTGATTGGCATTCTCCTGTTCCTCCCTGATATGCTAAGCTCTGTTTGCACCAGGTGCTCGTTTGGTTGTAAACTCCTCGTGGAAGAACCCTTCTCAAGAGTGGCATGTTGGCTGTAAATTAATATATGAACTGTTTACTGGTACACTTACATCTCGATTGAAGGTAGCTTTCATTTTCAGTATCTGCATCCTAAGTTTTTTATGTTGAAGTTGAGGTATTAACATGGATTACCCACCACAActtcagaaagaaagaaagaagaaatggGATGAGGAAAACCAGGAAGCAATTTCTGATGCTCTGAAGCAGCTAAATGAATTTGAAAAGGTTTACATCCATTCTGATTTCAGCATTGGTTCTCCCCTCCTGCCTATTTGCTGTTTTTAGTTTCATGTACTGCATTCAGTTTGCTCTTTGCAGTTTAGACAAGTACTGCTGCCAGGAGCAATGCTAATTGTACATTCAAAAGTTCTCACCTTGGTGATAATGGGCTAATGGCTGCAGAAACACACTAAGCCTGATGACACCGCGCTGAAGAAGGCTCATGAAGACCTGCAAAGCAGACTTGATTACCTGAGGAAACAAGCTGAAGTAAGAAAAACACATATAATGCAAGGGAGTTTTTCTAGCTGACTTCTGGTGTAATGCGTTCCTTCTGTTTTTGCAGGGTTACGATGACAAGGGACCTGTGATTGATATTGTTGCATGGCATGATGGTGATGTATGGAGGGTTGCTGTTGATACCCAGACCCTTGAGGGTAACAATAATGGTGGAAAACTAGCAGACTTTGTTCCGTTGACAAATTACAGGTATGGTTAATTTTGTGTTATTCTGTTGTTAACTAGATGCAGCAGTCCCTTACATGCACAGTTCTTGTTCATTTCTTATCCTGGTTTTGTTTTATGCTGGTTTGAATGAATTGTATTTCATTTATCACTGATTTGGGTGCTACAAAGTACTCTTTTTCATGGTTATATTATATGGTTCCGCAACGTTCACTAtttgaacaaaaaaaagaagtgtTCAATAAAAGAACATTAAGTATTCAAATGATCAAATCTAATGGTTGATTTTCTAGTATGTTCAATATATGGCACTGCAATTATATAGTTCTGGTGTCAAAATGCGAATTCTGTATCTCGGGACTTAGGAGTCAGTTTTAGTGTAAAGAAGGTTTTTATGCACCTTATGTGCATGAATGCTTATATACCAGAATGTAAACTCTACTTGTTTCTAAGTTTTAACCAAAGAGAATTTTAACTCTATTGGCTTATTATGGTCGGGACTTCTGGCtgttttatatttatatatgacCGTATCTATCTAGCTTCGGTTTATATGCAGTTTAGATTTCTACTGTAGACTAGGCATTCAAACATAACTTTTATCTTTGTTTTCACTTCTGTTTGATACCCATTGATGTTCTTATATGGATCAATATGTTTCTGATATCATTTGCATATCTGATCTACAATTTTTTTGTGCAGGCTTGAACGGAAATATGCAATTTTTAGCAAATTAGATGCTTGCTCTTTTGTAGCAAACATTTATGATAATGGGAACCTTGTTAGTATAGTAACTGACTGCTCTCCGCATGCTACTCACGTCGCAGGCATTGCTGCTGCATTTCATGCAGATGTACGTTACTTAATCATTGGCTTCTCGTTATATGGAAATTGTAAAAGGCACTATTATCTTGATATGTTGTTGCACAGGAACCTTTGCTTAATGGAGTTGCACCTGGAGCACAATTGATTTCCTGTAAGATTGGAGACACCCGCTTAGGATCAATGGAGACAGGAACAGGTCTGGTTAGGGCCTTGATAGCTGCTGTAGAGGTGATAATACTTCCTCCATTCTGTATGTCATTTATTGGTGTGAATTGCAAACTAGTTTTGCTTGTGGTCTATTGAACACTACCTTCGTAATACATCCTGGTGAAGTGCTTAATGGTTGAGGAATACCTATTTGACTAAAACATGCTCAGCACTCCATTGAAacttagattttttttcccaCGAACTGATTCCTTAAATTCTGACATCCAGCACAAGTGTGATTTGATTAATATGAGCTATGGAGAGCCTACCCTTCTTCCCGACTATGGAAGATTCATTGATCTTTCTAATGAGGTGAGATCCTTTACTGCATTGTTACTTCTTATCCATATTTATTCTTGGGTTCCAGTATTCTATCTTAGAATGCAAGCTGAAGATCTATATTGTTTCACAGGTAGTGAACAAGCATCGTATTATATTCATTGGTAGTGCCGGAAACAATGGACCTGCTTTAAACACTGTTGGTGCTCCTGGTGGGACTAGTACAAGCATAATTGGTGTTGGTGCCTATGTTTCACCAGCTATGGCTGCTGGAGCTCACTGTGTTGTACAGCCACCAGTTGAGGGGATGGAATACACCTGGTATGTTATTAGTCTGTAGTTCTTTCATGGTATTTCATAATACACCTGGTCAATAATTTCATGTGACATTGTGACGTCATCTTATTATGATTGACAATatatattatgcaattaaaataagtTTGGTACAACCGAGGAATTTAaaatcaggtgtgtttgttagGGCTTAGCTTCTACTTCTCTTTGGATGTAAACCAAAGCACAAATTCGCGGCCTtttttaaagttaaaacaaccCATGTAAGTAGAAGCGAGCAGATTGTGGTTGTTATGTGAGGTAACTTTGAAGTTTTCGAATCCTTAACATAAatgtttgaatttaaatatTTTAGGGTTCAGTATTTGAAATCCAGAATCGAATTTTGATATTTATAGTGCTTTGAATGCTTGATATCCAAAATTCAAAGTTAGAAGTTTAGAATATTTGGAACAATATGTAGTCATGTAGGATAAAACTGAAAGATAAGTTTTTCACATTGCTACTTTTATACATCTTTTGCCTCGATTTTTTGCCCATTTGATTTAATAGAGCAGCCACCTAATCTGGAGAATTTTCAGCCTAAACAGACTGGACATCATTCTCTGTACTAAAATCTTACCGTCTATTTGGTTTATTTATTAGGCAATATTTTTCTAGAGAGAATGAGTGCAACAAGTGAACAGTGAGGGGACAGTTTCATATACAAACTTTATGGGTGCAAGCAGATGGGAACGggtgaggaagctcctcaacCATTTAAATTTTCACATTTTATGATCCGGACGGAAACGATGATGGGAATGGCGGGAACAAAGCGACCATAGGGGATGTGGGAGTAGGAAAACGAATGCTGGTTGCAGGTGGGAACAGCTAATTAAAATCGGGATAACCATCTATGACATGTCTTGAAAAACACATAAACAggatatatatgtgtgtgttacCCACCTGAAAATGAGATTCCGCAAAAACACGAGGAACAAAACCCCTCCCATTTCGCGTCCCGTTACTAGTGGGCTCTATCCCCAGAATATGTAGGTGGGTAAATCTTGGTGATTGTAATTGGGTTCCACCACATAAGATTCTTTTATGTAATCTTCTGCTTCTAATTaagtttttggcctagaaaccAAACTTTCAGCTTCAATCTAACATGTGTAATTGCGTATCATATGCTATACTTGTCCCTGTGAAATATTATCCTTGTTCTAGTGAAGGTAATTGTTAGGAAAAAAATGCAAGGAAAAGGAGGCCACATTGTCTTGTGGTATTGCTTCCGCTTGATCCTCATACTATACGTGGCAAATTCTAGATTCTTTAATATGCTTGATTTCTCATTTGGTGTATTACAACCGTGCCTGTTCTTAGAAAGTAACATTTGAATCTGTTTTTGGAAATGTAAGGTCTAGCCGAGGCCCTACTGCTGATGGGGATCTTGGTGTCTCCATTAGTGCACCTGGTGGGGCAGTTGCTCCTGTACCAACTTGGACGCTTCAATCTCGCATGCTCATGAATGGCACTTCCATGGCATCTCCTTCTGCCTGTGGTGGGGTAGCTCTTCTTGTTAGTGGCATGAAGGTTTGTGTggccaacatttttttttgttaatgcAATGCAGTTAACCTTTTTTATGCTTGGTAAAGCAAGAGAAAACGACACTAGTTCTAATTTGGAATGCATTTCAGGCCGAAGGCATTCCATTAAGCCCTTATTCTGTAAGAAAAGCAATTGAGAATACAGCTGCATCTATAAGTCACGCACCTGAGGAGAAACTGACTACAGGAAATGGGCTTTTGCAAGTTGATAGGTTAGCTGCAGTTGTCTCTTCCATGTTATGCTCTATGAGGAAGATTGTGTGATCTGAttgatggactatggataaaagcccccacccctcccactataacacctgggttttatggtcgggttggctaggcggggcgcgctaacatggtaccagagccgaggtcccgggttcgaacccacccggccacgcatttccgctgcgcgatttcccctgcgcTTCTCGTGTGTtgagacctgctgcgggctacgccgggctcgcacgccgtagggggaatgatggactatggataaaagcccccacccctcccactataacacctgggttttatggtcgggttggctaggcgGGGCGCGCTAACACTGATTGTGTTGGAATTTCAGCTGACGTCATATTGTTTTGGCAGGGCTTTTGAATATGCACAGCAGGCTAAGAAGTTGCCACTTGTTTCTTACAGAATCTCAATCAATCAAGTGGGAAAGTCAAGTAAGTGCCCTATCTGTTTTTAGTATTTAATTTAATAAATATTCTTCCAAGTGTTCTTGGAATCTCATTTGATCAAATCCTAATGTTCCCTTTCTTTTCGTGCGAGTCATTTTTTCTCATGAAAACTTCTTTAATTTGCACGATATTTATGCTTTATTTTGAATTAGCATTTGTAGTAATCGAATGTTACATGTGCATGTGTATACATGCTTGCATGTTTTTTATTCTATATTGTTTCTAGTCTTGAATAATGATGCAATCTCAACATCTGATGTGTTTTTATTGACATACAAGCTTAAAGATCTGTATCGATTTTTGATGTTGAGTTGATATATTATGTAATGGATAGCATGACAGCATGTCTGCCTTGCAGTTCCAAAACTAAGAGGAATATACCTTCGTGGGAGTAATGCGTGTCACCAATCAAGTGAGGTTAGTTCCCGCTAACCTGTTCAACCCACCCTATCCTGCTTGTATTTTTTCTTTCCAGACAAGAGGCTGGAGGTGCCAGCAGTGTCATTGACCAACGGAGATGGTGCTTTTATTTCTGTAATAGGGTAGTAGAAATGTTAAATTACCTTTTCCCCCCATTTTCCCCTCTGTAACCTGTAGGAGTAGGGCAGCTCAAAAGAGTGATCTATACTAAAAGTTCCTATTATATTGATAACTAGAATCATGTTTCACTTTTCAGTGGACTGTTCAACTTGACCCTAAatttcatgaggatgccagtAACTTGGAGCAATTGGTTCCTTTTGAGGAGTGCCTGCAGCTGCATTCAACTGATACATCTGTTGTTCAAATTCCTGAATATATATTGGTGACAAACAATGGGCGCAGTTTCAAGTTGGTACCTTTTATCTATGCAGCTagattgttttattttttcttttatttgccCAACTTTAATATAGTGTTTTTTCAATATTTGTTGTGATTTCCAGTTTATGTGAACAtatcaaaaaataattattgGTGTATATGCATCTGGTCATGAGTGATGACAATACTTGATTTTTTTACCGGACAGTGGTTATTAGCTTAAATCACAGACTTTTATTGAAGTGATAGCATAGGGCATTTTAGCGCATAAAAGGCTGAAAGCTCTTCTGTTGAAGCTAGATGTAGTTTCATATCGATTAGATTTGCACATTGTTAATAGTAAATCAGAATCATTTGATCAATATGTGCTGTAAACTCTGTCAAGTGAAACTCTTCTCATTTGTTTTTTGCTTTGCTTTTTTGCAGCATTGTTGTCAATCCTGCTAATATCAGCAGTGGCCTTCACTATTATGAAGTTTATGGCATAGATTACAAAGCACCGTGGCGTGGACCCATTTTCCGCGTGCCAATTACTGTAATAAAGCCTATTACTCTACTGGGAGAGCCACCATCATTGTCAATTTCAAACCTTTCGTTTAGATCTGGTAATCATTTTTGTCActtacaaaattttatttttattcaaaTTGTATGTCTGCTTGTTTTTGGATGTACCAGATTATGTCTGTGTGCCTAAATTATTTTTGGATTCTCAAATCACTTTATTTTTGCTTATAAAGGTCTACCAAAATATTTACTTATTCAGCCGGTCATTTGCTAAACTGTGCAACCCCCAGATCTCACACAGTGTACTTTGTTCAGAAAAATAGTATTTTCGTGAGTTTGGAGCTCTGGCTCATtctttgtttgttatatttctatttatataGTTTAGAGATTTAATTAACTCATCTATTTTgattcaaaataaatataagtttgTATAAATATTTTCCCTTTCTTACAGGTCATATTGAAAGGAGATTTGTAGATGTGCCTTTTGGAGCTTCATGGGCAGAAGTTACCATGCGTACGTCAGCTTTTGATACTCCAAGAAGGTTCTTTTTGGATACTGTTCAGGTATTACTACATAAGTTATCTTGGTTCCTATTTCTAGATGCAATCTCTAACATCAAATATGTCAGATTTGTCCACTGAAGCGACCTATCAAATGGGAGGCTGTTGTTACTTTCTCTTCACCTTCTTCGAAGAATTTTAGTTTTCCTGTAGAAGGTGGTTTAACTTTGGAACTGTCCATAGCACAGTTCTGGTCTAGCGGAATTGCTAGCCATGAACCTACTTGTGTTGATTTTGAGGTACTTCTATCTACATGAATACTGTTTGTTCCCCCTGGTCAGCCTTAATCCTTACCTCCTAGATGGCTTTGTAAATTGTATTGAGGCACTCGTTAATATCAGCTGTTTCCATCCATGCTGAATATATTCATTTCAAATTGCAGATTGTGTTCCATGGAATATGCATTGATCAGAAAGTAATTGCCCTTGATGGCAGCGAGTCACCCTTGCGTATCGTTGCTAGATCACTTCTAGCATCCGAGAAGCTTGCTCCTGTTGCCACCCTGAACAAGGTAAGTTGAGATTTTGTAGAAGCTTGTGAAGAGTTTCAGTTATGTTTTCATAATTGATTTTTAAGCTTGCAGATCAAGACGCCTTATCGACCTGTGGAGTGTAATCTTTCTTCACTTCCCACTGACCGTGATAGATTACCCTCTGGCAAGCAAATTATTGCACTGACCTTAACGTGAGTTCATATTTGCTTCTGACATACCTATACATTCTTGTCAGGATTTTTTTGCTTTCATTTCTTTGTCTCACTGGATTTCTGCAGTTACAAGTTCAAACTAGAGGACAGTGCTGAAGTAAAGCCCCATGTGCCGCTACTTAACAACAGAATATATGACAACAAGTTTGAGTCTCAGTTTTATAGAATATCAGATTCAAACAAGGTGCATTTGTTTTCCTTTCAGaaaattgtttctttaacttATTTGTTCCTCTTCAATGGTGGTGAATTAGATGTTCTCTCTTTCTGTTGACTATTTCTAGTATTGATTAAAGCATTCTCATCTTTTCCCTGATCTGCATGGATGTACCTGTAAAATTATCTGAGTTTAGAATTTGTGTTTTCACTCTTCTTAAAAATACAACTTTATTAATACGCGAGatgaattataaaattatctAGTTAGTCAGTTAAATCTGGTGTAGGGTCAATTTTCCCCACAGAACTGGGTTTGTGCACATAGGGAGCAGAAAATCGACATTGATATGATTGGTCGAAGTCACTCCTTTGACTTTTTAGTCCAACCAACATATCTGATATTGCCTTAGAATGTGTTTTTTGTGTGAAGCAGCGTGTTTACTCTTCTGGCGATGTCTACCCTAGTTATGTCAAACTTTCAAAAGGCGAATACACACTGCAACTGTACATAAGGTAAATCTCTCCACCTACAGTACCTACTTAAGTATCTCTGTATGCATTCTCATATTTGTTTGGCCTCATTTGTTTTTAATAGTATTGAAATGTGTTGATTATACATTGGTTAAACATAGAGAAACTTATTATGACCTCTGTGCTTATACACAACTACTCATAACAAGAGTTTTGATACATTATTGTAACTTGAATACTTCAGCTAcaacaacctatatattgacaCATCAATTATTTGACACAGATCTCTATACCATCGATTAGTCATGTCTCATTCTATACCATCGGATTTCAAATATCTTCACACCATGCTATTGCTAGATGTCCTTTCATATCTGGATGGCTCCGATTGAAAGTGGAGTTATCATTTATCCAACAGAAAATCATGAGTTAGGAGCTTCCCTGATGGCATGCACTGGATTTATGGCtatagaaaaacaaaatattattCCTTACTAAAGCTTCCTATTACTCGCACGCGGCTCCTCTCTTGTTTTTCTTGCTAACATCTTTAGAtccttcaaaagaaaaaaatgtcgtCAAGGTGCAAATCTTGACTAGTGTTGACAGTGATAAGGATACAAGAGATGACTCTTTAATTAGATGAGCAAAAAACAGGATTAATGTTATGTCTTCTTACCTATAGTAAAAGGATAGGTTATGCATTATCTTCATGCTCTTTGTGTTCTTAGTTACTAAACACTAACCTTTATGTTTTGGTTGTAGTTTAAATACACTTTTGAGAAAAATAAATACACTACACTCTTTTTGCATCATATGGTGGTACATGGGAATCCTTTTCATTAtatgtgttggtgtatattgagtccatgtatagaggccaatctagaggcccatgtataggaactatatatcccacccttctagggtttggaggaatacaagcaattattctctcctacatggtatcatttGCCTAGGGTTTCTCTTCCTCCCATcccagccggcgccggcgccatggccggccggccgccggcgccgccgccttcatccctctcctccttccctcccctgctctgctcagCCGCCGGCACCGGGTCCTCTGCTCCGCCGGCCGCTGGATCTGCtgcaggcgccgccgctggcccccTGCAGCTCGAGCAGGGGCGGGTCTCCTCTGCTCTTGGTGCAGCGCCGGCCGCGTGGCCCCGGCCGccccgatccgccgccgcaggaACCTTGGCCGCCGCCCGATCCGGCCCTGGCGCCCCTCCGGCCGTGGGCGCGGGTGcgtggcccgccgccgccgccgccctggccgcccagGGTGCGGGGCGGGCTGGCcctgccgccggatccgcccgtCCCGAGCTCGCCCTCCTGGCCGCGCGGGcgtgccctgccgccgccgccgcgaccgcgcCACCGTGCGGGCTCTCCCTCCTGGCCGCGCGTGCCCCGCGCGAGCTCGTCCTCCTGGCCGCGCGAGCGTGCCctgccgccacggccgcgccgGCTGCGGCGCCTGCGCCCACGCCCGCAGTGCCCGTGCCCGCTGCCGCGGCGCACAAGCCATGGCGCGCGTGTCCGCGCCCGTGCTAGCCGCGGCACCCGCGTCCCTGCACGTGCCCGTGGCCGCCCCTGACCGCTCCCGCGGCGCCTCttcccgcgcccacgccgcccgTGGCCGCGCCCGCGTGGCCTTGGTTCGGTTTGCCCCCCACGGAtgcgccgttcgccgccgccgccttgcgcgGGCCGAAGACCGCCGCCAACGCTGCTGCGGCCGAAgctgctctcgccgcggccctcctcgccgccaagtccgagGCTACGACGactcaggagcgggtccgcgcggctgccctcgcttgggagcgcgagcgctccgCGGCCGACGCTCTCACTCGTCGGGTCGCCGCGGAGAACCGCTACTTCcttgccgcccccgccccccttCCCTAGCACGGCGCCTCGTCCTCTCACCAGACTCCGCCCTCTGGACCTGGACCCCGGATCGAgcccctccttggtgctcctctcaccggccagaccgggggtGGGGAAGGCcacgggcgtcggcggcggggtggacgtCGTGGTGGTTGTGCTGACGGCACTACTCCGGCTCCGGGTGGTATTGGTGGAGGTCGTCGGGGCACTCCGAccccgactccggctcccactcctgcccctggaggtacgccctggccatccttcagcgcctCATGGCCAGGGCGCCTCCCGATGTGGTCGTTCCATGGTCAGGGGGGGACTCCTCGTCCTCggccccagccggcggccatactcgccgccggcgccggcgccatggctggccggccgccgacctagcctggggggtgggaccaggccgcactggcacagtccttcagcgccatggggcggacgacgccggtcagcaccgagtggatcgccgactcgggtgcttCCTTCCACACTACCCCAgatgctggtatcctctcttctgtccgtcccccacacccctcttgtccttcttccatcatggttggtgacgggtcttgccttcctgtcaccgccgtgggttctgctcctggttcttttcttcttcccaatgtccttgttgctcctcagatagTTTATAACTTTCTTTCTATTcgtcagtttactgctgacaactcttgTTCTATCGAGTTTGactcttctggcctcactgtaaaggattcggcctcccggcgtccgctcctccggtgtgacagcacgggccCCTTTACATTCTTCACCTTccgtcttccgctgcaccactttcaccttcttcttcgtctgccgtctttgccgcgacgccgtcttctaccatctggcaccgccgtcttggtcaccctggccgcgatgttctggctcagctcagccgtagtaccgatgttcctggtactaaggctcctgctgagcacctttgccatgcgtgccagcttggtcgtcatgttcgtcttcctttttcttcctcttcttcgcatgcgacgcatgccttTGACCTTGTtaactgtgacctgtggacctctcctgttctCAGCCTCTCTAGCTAcaaatactatctggtggtggtcgatgatttctcacactactcttggacttttcctttgcgcgccaagtctgagacctttcccaccttcctccacttctttgtctgggtgtccactcagttcggcctcaccattaagaccgtccagtgtgacaacgggcgtgagttcgataactccatctcccgttctttcttcctctttcggggtgttcagctgcgtatgtcttgtccgtatacctctcctcagaaaggcaaggctgagcggatgattcgcacgacgaacgacgtcgtgcgcacccttctgatccaggcctctctgcccccgcgcttctgggccgagagcctccacaccgccacctacttgttTAACCGCCTTCCGTTCACTgattctcctgctcccactccacaccacgctctcttcggtacccctcctcgctacgaccaccttcgggtcttcgggtgtgcgtgttaccctaacacctccgccaccgctcctcacaagctggcgccccgctcgactcgtgtgttccttgggtactcccctgaccacaaggggtaccgatgctttgacctcatctctcgccgcgttctgatctcccgacacgtcgtgtttgacgagtcggatttcccctactcctccacaccttctcctgaccccgagctggagtcactgtttccgactgacccgatGGTTCAGCCACcattacctgtctgtcctttccctgcaggttctcccggcaccgcttccggtgatccctgctgcgccgagcgcggccccggtgcccgctgtCGCGCCATGCGCGGCCCCAGGACCTCCTGTCCTGCCGGGTGCAGCCCCGAGGTCTCCttctgcgccacgcgcggccccggtgcctcctcctgcacctgcgcggtacgctcagccggtgcaggtgtaccggcgtcggtcGGCACCGacatcggcgccgccgcggtacgctcagccggtgcaggtgtactggcgtcgttcggcgccgactccggctccggaggctcctgcgacgcctacaccggagccgtcgctgccgccgcctcgctctcgagtcgagccggcggtgtaccacccgccagtcgtccatcgggatcctcgacatatccatcccatggtgactcggcggatggcgtctcaggctacgactctctccgccaccgagggagagccacgggtctctccggtaccctctgtccgcgacgccttggcggatcctcactggcgtcgcgcgatggaagaggagtacgcggctcttcttgctaaccagacgtgggacctcgtgccgcgtccatCTGGTGGCAATGTGGTCACGGGCAAATGGATCtcgacgcataagcgtcgggctgacggctcactgg is drawn from Panicum virgatum strain AP13 chromosome 1N, P.virgatum_v5, whole genome shotgun sequence and contains these coding sequences:
- the LOC120656725 gene encoding tripeptidyl-peptidase 2 isoform X1; this encodes MWPSLHKPVAHAQLRLLLAVSACSGPLRFGNTSAVAAAVTTRGPSPSRGVATTAMPSSSSSPPPPIEETTAAAASPAGGFRLTEPSFLESLMPKKEIGVDRFLAAHPEYDGRGALIAIFDSGVDPAAAGLQTTSDGKPKILDVIDCTGSGDVDTSKVVKADADGAIVGASGARLVVNSSWKNPSQEWHVGCKLIYELFTGTLTSRLKKERKKKWDEENQEAISDALKQLNEFEKKHTKPDDTALKKAHEDLQSRLDYLRKQAEGYDDKGPVIDIVAWHDGDVWRVAVDTQTLEGNNNGGKLADFVPLTNYRLERKYAIFSKLDACSFVANIYDNGNLVSIVTDCSPHATHVAGIAAAFHADEPLLNGVAPGAQLISCKIGDTRLGSMETGTGLVRALIAAVEHKCDLINMSYGEPTLLPDYGRFIDLSNEVVNKHRIIFIGSAGNNGPALNTVGAPGGTSTSIIGVGAYVSPAMAAGAHCVVQPPVEGMEYTWSSRGPTADGDLGVSISAPGGAVAPVPTWTLQSRMLMNGTSMASPSACGGVALLVSGMKAEGIPLSPYSVRKAIENTAASISHAPEEKLTTGNGLLQVDRAFEYAQQAKKLPLVSYRISINQVGKSIPKLRGIYLRGSNACHQSSEWTVQLDPKFHEDASNLEQLVPFEECLQLHSTDTSVVQIPEYILVTNNGRSFNIVVNPANISSGLHYYEVYGIDYKAPWRGPIFRVPITVIKPITLLGEPPSLSISNLSFRSGHIERRFVDVPFGASWAEVTMRTSAFDTPRRFFLDTVQICPLKRPIKWEAVVTFSSPSSKNFSFPVEGGLTLELSIAQFWSSGIASHEPTCVDFEIVFHGICIDQKVIALDGSESPLRIVARSLLASEKLAPVATLNKIKTPYRPVECNLSSLPTDRDRLPSGKQIIALTLTYKFKLEDSAEVKPHVPLLNNRIYDNKFESQFYRISDSNKRVYSSGDVYPSYVKLSKGEYTLQLYIRHENVQFLEKLKQLVLFIERKLDKKDFIPLSFYSEPDGPIVGSGTFKSTILVPGEPEAFYVGPPSREQLLKNAPPGAVLVGSITYGTVSTFNKTDGQKQHDPVSYHISYIIPPSKVNDDKEKSVSVGTKTISDQLVEEVRDTKIKFLSSLKQETEEDKSAWSELVASLKSEYPKYTPLLAKILECILQKATYDDKIGYEKAVIAAADEVVDSIDKEELAKYLSLNSDPEDEEAQKFKKKMEERRDQLADALYQKGLALAEIESLKSDESIEASAKDIFEENYKELIKWIDAKSAKYGTLSVLRERRCGRPGTALKVLNDLIQNESEPKKKLYDLKIQLIEEIGWSHVSTYEKQWMQVRFPPTLPPF
- the LOC120656725 gene encoding tripeptidyl-peptidase 2 isoform X2; the encoded protein is MLRVILGMPRYYHTACRQLKDSGVDPAAAGLQTTSDGKPKILDVIDCTGSGDVDTSKVVKADADGAIVGASGARLVVNSSWKNPSQEWHVGCKLIYELFTGTLTSRLKKERKKKWDEENQEAISDALKQLNEFEKKHTKPDDTALKKAHEDLQSRLDYLRKQAEGYDDKGPVIDIVAWHDGDVWRVAVDTQTLEGNNNGGKLADFVPLTNYRLERKYAIFSKLDACSFVANIYDNGNLVSIVTDCSPHATHVAGIAAAFHADEPLLNGVAPGAQLISCKIGDTRLGSMETGTGLVRALIAAVEHKCDLINMSYGEPTLLPDYGRFIDLSNEVVNKHRIIFIGSAGNNGPALNTVGAPGGTSTSIIGVGAYVSPAMAAGAHCVVQPPVEGMEYTWSSRGPTADGDLGVSISAPGGAVAPVPTWTLQSRMLMNGTSMASPSACGGVALLVSGMKAEGIPLSPYSVRKAIENTAASISHAPEEKLTTGNGLLQVDRAFEYAQQAKKLPLVSYRISINQVGKSIPKLRGIYLRGSNACHQSSEWTVQLDPKFHEDASNLEQLVPFEECLQLHSTDTSVVQIPEYILVTNNGRSFNIVVNPANISSGLHYYEVYGIDYKAPWRGPIFRVPITVIKPITLLGEPPSLSISNLSFRSGHIERRFVDVPFGASWAEVTMRTSAFDTPRRFFLDTVQICPLKRPIKWEAVVTFSSPSSKNFSFPVEGGLTLELSIAQFWSSGIASHEPTCVDFEIVFHGICIDQKVIALDGSESPLRIVARSLLASEKLAPVATLNKIKTPYRPVECNLSSLPTDRDRLPSGKQIIALTLTYKFKLEDSAEVKPHVPLLNNRIYDNKFESQFYRISDSNKRVYSSGDVYPSYVKLSKGEYTLQLYIRHENVQFLEKLKQLVLFIERKLDKKDFIPLSFYSEPDGPIVGSGTFKSTILVPGEPEAFYVGPPSREQLLKNAPPGAVLVGSITYGTVSTFNKTDGQKQHDPVSYHISYIIPPSKVNDDKEKSVSVGTKTISDQLVEEVRDTKIKFLSSLKQETEEDKSAWSELVASLKSEYPKYTPLLAKILECILQKATYDDKIGYEKAVIAAADEVVDSIDKEELAKYLSLNSDPEDEEAQKFKKKMEERRDQLADALYQKGLALAEIESLKSDESIEASAKDIFEENYKELIKWIDAKSAKYGTLSVLRERRCGRPGTALKVLNDLIQNESEPKKKLYDLKIQLIEEIGWSHVSTYEKQWMQVRFPPTLPPF